In one uncultured Methanoregula sp. genomic region, the following are encoded:
- the gatB gene encoding Asp-tRNA(Asn)/Glu-tRNA(Gln) amidotransferase subunit GatB, giving the protein MVDAEGQVIVGLEVHCQLDTKSKLFCGCSTDYRSDGANTHVCPICLGLPGAMPALNKKAIQYAMRVAKALNCEILHESEFSRKNYFYPDLDKAYQITQYDKPLAEWGYLEIESDEGGEKRIRITRVHVEEDPGRLVHMGNVERGKYSLVDYNRAGIPLIEIVSEPDMRSPKEARKFLNKLRATLEYLSVFDSEKEGSLRVDANISIKGNERVEVKNITSYKGVEKALTFEVTRQKNLVRRGQRIDRETRHFLEGRGVTQSARSKELENDYRYFPEPDLRPLRVKSWVEDIVLPELPDARRERFIKEYGCSLNHARTLTGELKLANFFEQVVAPDKAGLSSPASTWIADTLIGELNYRNMNIDAIDAAGFTGLVRILKEGTITDKSGVEVLRVMLDQRFKGEAIEPAAGIVKRLNLAKTTGDTGVITTAIAEAIRENNKALDDYRNGKAGALNFLVGQVMKKTRGKADPGELNRLLVEALKEKGA; this is encoded by the coding sequence ATGGTAGATGCAGAAGGCCAGGTTATCGTAGGACTTGAGGTGCACTGCCAGCTGGACACAAAGAGCAAGCTCTTCTGCGGGTGCTCAACAGACTACCGGAGCGACGGGGCCAACACCCACGTCTGCCCGATCTGCCTCGGCCTGCCCGGGGCCATGCCTGCCCTCAACAAAAAGGCAATCCAGTACGCGATGCGGGTGGCAAAAGCCCTCAACTGCGAGATTCTCCACGAATCGGAATTCTCAAGAAAGAACTACTTCTATCCCGACCTCGACAAGGCGTACCAGATCACCCAGTACGACAAACCACTTGCCGAATGGGGATACCTTGAGATCGAGAGCGACGAAGGCGGGGAAAAAAGGATCCGGATCACCCGCGTCCACGTTGAGGAAGACCCGGGAAGGCTCGTCCACATGGGTAACGTCGAGCGGGGCAAGTACTCGCTCGTGGATTACAACCGGGCGGGCATCCCGCTCATCGAGATCGTATCCGAGCCGGACATGCGGTCCCCAAAGGAAGCACGGAAGTTCCTTAACAAACTCCGCGCAACGCTGGAATACCTCAGTGTCTTTGATTCCGAGAAGGAAGGATCGCTCCGTGTGGACGCGAACATCTCGATAAAAGGCAACGAGAGGGTGGAAGTAAAAAACATCACGTCCTACAAGGGCGTGGAAAAGGCACTCACGTTTGAGGTCACCCGGCAGAAGAATCTCGTCCGCAGGGGCCAGCGGATCGATCGGGAGACACGGCATTTCCTTGAAGGACGGGGTGTGACCCAGTCTGCCCGGAGCAAGGAACTGGAGAACGATTACCGCTATTTCCCCGAGCCCGACCTGCGCCCGCTCCGCGTGAAGTCCTGGGTTGAGGATATTGTTCTCCCCGAGCTTCCGGATGCCCGGCGTGAGCGGTTCATAAAGGAATACGGCTGCTCGCTTAACCATGCCCGGACCCTTACCGGTGAACTCAAACTTGCAAACTTCTTTGAGCAGGTCGTTGCACCGGATAAAGCGGGGCTCTCATCCCCTGCCTCCACCTGGATTGCCGATACCCTGATCGGGGAGCTGAATTACCGCAACATGAATATTGATGCCATCGATGCAGCCGGGTTCACCGGTCTGGTCCGGATCCTCAAAGAGGGAACCATTACGGATAAGAGCGGGGTGGAAGTCCTGCGGGTCATGCTCGACCAGCGGTTCAAAGGCGAGGCCATTGAACCTGCGGCAGGGATTGTCAAGCGGCTGAACCTTGCAAAAACCACGGGCGATACCGGTGTGATAACGACCGCGATCGCGGAGGCCATCCGCGAAAACAATAAGGCACTTGATGATTACCGGAATGGCAAGGCCGGGGCACTCAACTTCCTCGTAGGCCAGGTCATGAAAAAGACCCGGGGGAAAGCCGATCCCGGCGAACTCAACCGGCTGCTCGTGGAAGCGCTCAAAGAGAAGGGGGCGTAA
- the gatA gene encoding Asp-tRNA(Asn)/Glu-tRNA(Gln) amidotransferase subunit GatA produces MAGQITFEPDDRYNAFLTTCRHASSGTGKLSGVAVAVKDNISTTGIETTCASKILKGYVPPYDAHAVGLLRASGAAIVGKTNMDEFGMGTTTENSAFGPTLNPCDTGRVPGGSSGGSAAAVAAGMVRMALGTDTGGSIRCPAAFCGIVGLKPTYGRVSRYGLIAYANSLEQIGPMGKTVTDVSDLMGVIAGYDRHDSTSHDKPYTHTPAADIRGLRIGIPQEYFGAGVDAGVAATVRAAIGKLEELGAVTVPCSIPSMEYALAAYYVTCTCEASSNLARFDGVRYGPAADTKKSWHDAYQEVRRDGFGPEVRRRIMLGTFALTSGYYGKYYAKAQIARENVRKDFNRIFADVDVIAGPTMPTIAFRLKEKSDPLSMYLADILTVPANLAGIPAISVPCGKSEGMPVGLQIMGRPFEDERVIDVAYTYEQAVN; encoded by the coding sequence GTGGCCGGGCAGATCACCTTTGAGCCGGATGACCGGTACAATGCATTCCTGACTACCTGCAGACATGCATCATCTGGCACCGGGAAACTGTCCGGTGTTGCCGTTGCGGTCAAGGATAATATATCAACAACGGGAATCGAGACCACCTGTGCCTCGAAGATCCTGAAAGGGTACGTCCCCCCGTACGATGCCCACGCGGTCGGACTCCTCAGGGCATCCGGGGCGGCCATTGTCGGCAAGACCAACATGGACGAGTTCGGCATGGGTACAACCACGGAGAACTCTGCATTCGGCCCCACCCTCAACCCCTGCGATACCGGCCGCGTGCCGGGCGGTTCAAGCGGAGGCAGTGCGGCGGCAGTTGCCGCAGGCATGGTCCGTATGGCGCTCGGTACCGACACCGGCGGATCGATCCGGTGTCCCGCCGCGTTCTGCGGCATTGTCGGGCTGAAACCCACGTATGGCCGGGTCTCCCGGTACGGCCTGATCGCGTACGCAAACTCGCTCGAACAGATAGGACCCATGGGAAAGACGGTAACTGATGTGTCGGACCTCATGGGGGTCATTGCCGGGTACGATCGCCACGATTCCACGTCGCACGACAAGCCTTACACCCACACGCCCGCTGCTGATATCAGAGGACTCAGGATTGGTATCCCGCAGGAATATTTCGGCGCCGGCGTGGATGCCGGTGTGGCAGCAACCGTAAGGGCAGCAATAGGAAAGCTCGAAGAGCTGGGGGCGGTAACGGTCCCCTGCAGTATCCCCTCCATGGAATACGCCCTTGCCGCGTACTATGTCACCTGCACCTGCGAGGCAAGTTCCAACCTGGCCCGCTTCGACGGGGTCCGGTACGGCCCTGCCGCAGATACGAAAAAGTCATGGCATGACGCGTACCAGGAAGTGCGCAGGGACGGGTTCGGTCCCGAGGTGCGGCGGAGGATCATGCTCGGCACGTTCGCCCTTACCAGCGGATATTATGGGAAATACTATGCAAAAGCCCAGATAGCACGCGAGAATGTCAGGAAAGATTTCAACCGTATCTTTGCCGATGTCGATGTTATCGCCGGCCCGACCATGCCGACCATCGCATTCAGGTTAAAGGAAAAGAGCGACCCGCTCTCGATGTACCTCGCCGACATCCTGACGGTCCCGGCAAACCTTGCCGGGATCCCGGCGATCTCGGTTCCGTGCGGGAAGTCAGAGGGGATGCCGGTCGGACTCCAGATCATGGGACGACCGTTCGAGGACGAACGGGTCATCGACGTTGCCTATACCTACGAGCAGGCGGTGAACTGA
- the gatC gene encoding Asp-tRNA(Asn)/Glu-tRNA(Gln) amidotransferase subunit GatC yields the protein MVSEKDVQHIAELADIGINPEELGTFTHQFNAILEYFDTLDRVQGDTTFTRDLYNVLREDVVEPSLPHEEVVRNAPAKEDGFIKAPRVM from the coding sequence ATGGTCAGTGAAAAAGACGTACAACACATTGCGGAACTTGCCGACATCGGCATCAATCCGGAAGAGCTGGGCACCTTTACGCACCAGTTCAACGCGATTCTGGAATATTTCGATACGCTCGACCGCGTTCAGGGCGACACCACATTCACGCGCGATCTCTATAACGTCCTGCGAGAAGACGTTGTGGAACCATCGCTTCCGCATGAAGAAGTGGTGCGCAATGCACCGGCAAAGGAAGACGGGTTCATCAAAGCCCCGAGGGTGATGTAG
- a CDS encoding asparagine synthase-related protein, giving the protein MSEIQVSGWVELDGRRLTFSEIDRICRTEQGAVLQFGGEFFLAWDGCSARDCYGIMEGRGQKGVLTCNGKKMGDIEPVFPAMPLEEAIVTAVKLRSDEGVTALSGGVDSTLVAFLAQRECVAVGIEGSHDLAQAKTAAESLGLSCSYVTITEPEIEVALPVVVRTIPQKDPVNTGIALTQYFITRWAGEHGYNRIITGQGADELFGGYSRYLESADLEADLARDFLGLEQQARRDQGIAALHGTYLSMPYMDARVVRAARAIGAADKVRDGRRKIPLRTVAERYISKDLAGYEKKAMQYGSGVYGVLRKLARKNGYKTSVQDYIDHISRVDHGQ; this is encoded by the coding sequence ATGAGTGAGATACAAGTATCCGGATGGGTGGAACTCGACGGGAGGAGACTTACGTTCTCCGAGATCGATCGTATCTGCAGAACCGAACAGGGAGCCGTTCTCCAATTTGGCGGGGAATTTTTCCTTGCATGGGACGGGTGCAGCGCCCGGGACTGTTACGGGATCATGGAAGGCAGGGGTCAAAAAGGTGTCCTTACCTGTAACGGGAAGAAGATGGGCGACATTGAACCGGTTTTTCCGGCAATGCCGCTTGAGGAGGCGATCGTTACTGCGGTGAAACTTCGCAGCGACGAGGGTGTGACCGCACTCTCGGGAGGTGTCGATTCCACGCTTGTTGCCTTCCTGGCACAGCGGGAATGCGTTGCCGTGGGTATCGAAGGATCGCACGATCTCGCGCAGGCTAAAACTGCTGCAGAATCTCTCGGGCTTTCCTGCTCCTATGTCACGATTACTGAGCCAGAGATCGAAGTGGCACTTCCCGTGGTTGTCAGGACCATCCCGCAAAAGGACCCGGTCAACACGGGCATTGCCCTCACCCAGTATTTTATCACCCGCTGGGCCGGAGAGCACGGGTACAACCGGATCATCACCGGGCAGGGTGCAGACGAGCTCTTCGGGGGATACTCCCGCTACTTGGAATCCGCAGACCTCGAAGCAGATCTGGCCAGGGACTTTCTCGGGCTTGAACAGCAGGCACGCCGCGACCAGGGTATCGCCGCACTCCACGGCACCTATCTTTCCATGCCATACATGGATGCCCGGGTTGTGCGCGCTGCCCGGGCGATCGGGGCCGCGGACAAGGTACGGGATGGCCGTCGTAAGATCCCCTTAAGGACGGTCGCAGAACGGTACATTTCCAAAGATCTCGCAGGGTACGAGAAGAAAGCCATGCAATACGGGAGCGGGGTGTATGGAGTGCTCCGCAAGCTTGCCCGTAAAAACGGTTATAAAACGTCCGTGCAAGATTACATAGACCACATCAGCAGGGTGGACCATGGTCAGTGA
- a CDS encoding ribbon-helix-helix domain-containing protein — translation MALPMKGGKKVATGYRIPPDVTKKIDAIILAKEYSNRAEIITTALRFWLDNRDKTPKDQIIEWLKSDEGEQYIETVMNRIAAKKK, via the coding sequence ATGGCTCTTCCTATGAAAGGTGGAAAGAAAGTTGCAACAGGCTATCGGATACCTCCGGATGTCACCAAAAAAATAGACGCAATCATTCTTGCGAAAGAATACAGCAACCGTGCAGAGATTATAACAACAGCACTGCGGTTTTGGCTTGATAACCGCGATAAAACCCCAAAAGATCAGATTATTGAATGGCTCAAATCTGATGAAGGGGAACAATATATCGAGACGGTTATGAACCGGATCGCAGCGAAGAAAAAATAA
- a CDS encoding 3'-5' exonuclease — protein MILFLDTETTGLPHRRSASSYLLSNWPRLVEIAWIECNENGTVESEYDQIIKPESFEIPRSASAVHGITTEKAISVGIPLTESLKIFYRSLQCSDLCVGHNIDFDVNVVNAKFIRTGFLLEHLRSLWKQTQCTMKSSTKLCRLKKGHGYYKYPKLSELHTKLFGKTYEDQHNALNDARACMSCYFELHRRGIL, from the coding sequence ATGATCTTATTTCTGGATACGGAAACAACCGGACTTCCCCATAGAAGATCTGCCTCAAGTTATCTTTTATCGAACTGGCCACGGCTTGTTGAAATTGCATGGATCGAATGCAATGAAAATGGCACTGTTGAATCAGAATATGATCAGATAATCAAACCGGAATCATTTGAGATCCCAAGAAGCGCTTCCGCAGTGCATGGAATAACCACAGAAAAAGCGATCTCAGTGGGAATTCCATTGACTGAATCCCTGAAAATATTTTACAGATCTCTTCAGTGTTCAGATCTTTGTGTTGGACACAACATAGATTTCGATGTCAACGTTGTCAATGCAAAATTCATTCGAACGGGTTTTTTATTAGAACATTTACGGTCTCTTTGGAAACAGACACAATGCACGATGAAATCTTCTACAAAATTGTGCAGATTGAAAAAAGGACACGGTTATTACAAGTACCCGAAATTATCGGAACTTCATACCAAGTTATTTGGAAAAACCTACGAAGATCAGCACAACGCGCTCAATGATGCACGTGCCTGCATGAGCTGTTATTTTGAATTGCACCGAAGAGGGATTTTATGA